The Martelella sp. AD-3 genome includes a region encoding these proteins:
- a CDS encoding GTP-binding protein, giving the protein MYNPPSPIPVSIVTGFLGAGKSTLLNRLLKDPALQDAAVIINEFGEVGIDHLLVQSSGDSIIELSNGCLCCTVRGELIDTLADLLDRIQTEKVKPVSRVIIETTGLADPVPVLLAIMAHPAIAATFRIDGVVTLVDALTGPETLSRHEEAARQAAVADRLVITKTDLSEPEARGDLVESLKTLNPMAEIMDASDAAASTPALLVSGLFDAALKSASVGEWLSAERDGGAHHHHHHDVNRHGAHIRAFALTAGRLASPAVIAAFQHRLAAEYGDRLLRLKGVVALAGDDRPLVVHGVRDTVYPATRLEAWEETPATRLVVITSDLAETAVRELFETYLDRPGIDRPDRTALEDNPLSAFGFKY; this is encoded by the coding sequence ATGTATAATCCCCCATCCCCCATTCCCGTCTCGATCGTCACCGGCTTTCTCGGCGCCGGCAAGTCGACGCTGCTCAACCGCCTGCTGAAGGACCCGGCGCTCCAGGATGCCGCCGTCATCATCAACGAGTTCGGCGAGGTCGGCATCGATCATCTTCTGGTCCAGAGTTCCGGCGATTCGATCATCGAGCTGTCCAACGGGTGTCTTTGCTGCACGGTGCGCGGCGAACTGATCGACACGCTCGCCGATCTCCTCGACAGGATCCAGACGGAAAAGGTGAAGCCGGTCAGCCGGGTGATCATCGAAACCACGGGTCTCGCCGATCCTGTGCCCGTGCTGCTTGCCATCATGGCCCATCCGGCGATTGCCGCCACCTTCCGCATAGACGGCGTCGTCACCCTCGTTGACGCTCTGACAGGCCCCGAGACCCTTTCCCGCCATGAAGAGGCCGCGCGCCAGGCAGCCGTCGCAGACCGGCTGGTCATCACAAAGACCGATCTTTCAGAACCCGAAGCGCGTGGTGATCTCGTGGAAAGCTTGAAGACGCTGAACCCGATGGCCGAGATCATGGATGCTTCCGACGCGGCCGCGTCCACGCCCGCGCTGCTAGTCAGCGGGCTTTTCGACGCTGCCCTCAAGAGCGCTTCCGTCGGCGAGTGGCTATCTGCGGAAAGGGATGGCGGCGCCCATCACCACCATCACCACGACGTCAACCGGCATGGCGCGCACATCCGGGCCTTTGCGCTCACGGCCGGCAGGCTGGCATCGCCGGCGGTCATCGCGGCTTTCCAGCACCGGCTCGCCGCCGAATACGGTGACAGACTGCTGCGGCTGAAGGGCGTGGTGGCGCTTGCCGGCGACGACCGGCCGCTCGTGGTTCACGGCGTGCGCGACACGGTCTATCCCGCAACCCGGCTTGAGGCATGGGAGGAAACGCCGGCAACGCGTCTTGTCGTGATCACCAGCGATCTCGCGGAAACCGCGGTGCGGGAGCTGTTCGAGACCTATCTCGACCGGCCCGGCATCGACCGGCCAGACCGGACGGCGCTCGAAGACAACCCGCTTTCGGCCTTCGGCTTCAAATACTAG
- a CDS encoding murein L,D-transpeptidase family protein, with protein sequence MRLNVLAPMVFATLALTGCNSFFDSTDFSTVQEKMNYALPSAMVAKMRAQDMDKLAPITIRIFKEEGILEIWKQKRDGTYGELETYEICAWSGKLGPKKKEGDRQAPEGFYPLSKGLLNPYSQYFLAINTGYPNRYDRANRLTGSDLMIHGACSSRGCYSMTDEQILEIFAFARDAFSGGQQAIMLQAYPFRMTAENMVRHRFNENYPFWQMLKEGYDYFEVTRQVPDVDVCGGKYVFNKDPANGGSLASDQSCPALASNIPSQYMMALADYRTDYQDAFEKALAKNDDKVWLDPSEAERKALVADKREDPTDPLYQPTGSSLEAGRYVTIEQYRLTKYGPLETPEVDTATQTAAIPEAPAEMPAVSDVPIPQRSPMAAYAEEPQKKDKPFWKFW encoded by the coding sequence ATGCGTTTGAACGTCCTGGCCCCCATGGTTTTCGCCACACTGGCGCTGACGGGCTGCAACAGCTTTTTTGACAGTACCGACTTCTCCACTGTGCAGGAGAAGATGAACTACGCTTTGCCATCTGCCATGGTCGCAAAGATGCGCGCCCAGGACATGGACAAGCTCGCGCCGATCACCATCCGGATCTTCAAGGAAGAGGGCATTCTCGAGATCTGGAAGCAGAAGCGCGACGGCACCTATGGCGAGCTCGAAACCTACGAGATCTGCGCCTGGTCCGGCAAGCTCGGCCCGAAGAAGAAGGAAGGCGACCGCCAGGCGCCCGAGGGCTTCTATCCGCTGTCCAAGGGGCTTCTCAACCCCTATTCCCAGTATTTCCTCGCCATCAATACCGGATATCCGAACCGCTACGACCGCGCCAACAGGCTGACCGGGTCCGACCTGATGATCCATGGCGCCTGCTCCTCGCGCGGCTGCTATTCGATGACCGACGAGCAGATCCTCGAGATCTTCGCTTTTGCCCGCGACGCCTTTTCCGGCGGCCAGCAGGCGATCATGCTGCAGGCCTATCCCTTCCGCATGACCGCGGAAAACATGGTGCGCCACCGCTTCAACGAGAACTATCCCTTCTGGCAGATGCTGAAGGAGGGCTATGACTATTTCGAAGTGACCAGGCAGGTTCCCGATGTCGATGTCTGCGGCGGCAAATACGTCTTCAACAAGGATCCCGCCAATGGCGGGTCGCTTGCCTCCGACCAGTCCTGCCCGGCGCTTGCCTCCAATATCCCCTCGCAATACATGATGGCGCTGGCCGACTACCGCACCGATTACCAGGACGCTTTCGAAAAGGCGCTGGCGAAGAATGACGACAAGGTCTGGCTTGATCCGAGCGAGGCGGAGCGCAAGGCCCTCGTTGCCGACAAGCGCGAGGACCCGACCGATCCACTCTACCAGCCGACGGGCTCCTCGCTCGAGGCCGGTCGCTACGTCACGATCGAGCAATACCGTCTGACGAAATACGGCCCGCTGGAAACGCCTGAAGTCGACACCGCGACCCAGACCGCCGCCATCCCTGAGGCCCCCGCCGAGATGCCGGCCGTCTCCGATGTGCCGATCCCGCAGAGAAGCCCGATGGCGGCCTATGCGGAGGAGCCGCAGAAGAAGGACAAGCCCTTCTGGAAGTTCTGGTGA
- a CDS encoding sulfurtransferase TusA family protein, which yields MSAAGRTADVYDLRGLKCPLPALKAGKRLARLAPGAVLAIETSDPLAVIDIPHLCNENGHRLIASETTQTGHRFVIERGKHDA from the coding sequence GTGAGTGCGGCCGGACGGACAGCGGATGTCTATGATCTTCGCGGGCTGAAATGCCCGCTGCCTGCGTTGAAGGCCGGGAAGCGCCTGGCCCGACTTGCGCCGGGCGCGGTTCTGGCGATCGAGACCAGCGATCCGCTGGCCGTGATTGATATTCCGCATTTGTGCAATGAGAACGGCCACCGGTTGATCGCTTCGGAAACGACGCAAACCGGCCACCGCTTTGTGATCGAACGCGGAAAGCACGATGCGTAG
- a CDS encoding M20 aminoacylase family protein, producing MPVLNSAAQIRDEATTWRRFLHQHPELLYDVQNTAAFVAAQLRSFGVDEVVEGIGGTGVVGVIRGSREGDRTIGLRADMDALPIVEKSGRDWTSKVNGRMHACGHDGHMAMLLGAAKLLTETRNFAGRIALIFQPAEEGGGGGKAMIDDGLMERFAIAEVYGMHNYPGMPVGRFASRVGPIMAATDEFRILIRGDGGHAAQPQKSVDPIIIGSQIVNAMQTIVSRNADPVSPLVVSITEFHAGFAHNVISGEAELGGTVRSFTPENRDLAERRIREIAEMTALSHGGLAEVTYTRNYPPTVNHPEETFHALAAAKSVAGEDKVADDFAPWTAAEDFSYMLEARPGAFILIGNGDTAELHNAEYDFNDEALPYGMSYWVRLAEARLAG from the coding sequence ATGCCGGTGTTGAACAGTGCCGCCCAGATCCGTGACGAGGCCACGACATGGCGGCGGTTTCTCCATCAGCATCCCGAACTCCTCTATGATGTCCAAAATACGGCTGCCTTCGTCGCCGCGCAATTGCGGTCCTTCGGCGTGGATGAGGTTGTCGAGGGGATCGGCGGGACGGGCGTCGTGGGCGTGATCCGCGGCAGCCGCGAAGGCGACCGGACGATCGGCCTCAGGGCCGATATGGACGCGCTGCCGATCGTCGAGAAGAGCGGCAGGGATTGGACGTCGAAGGTAAACGGCAGGATGCATGCCTGCGGCCATGACGGCCACATGGCCATGCTTCTGGGCGCTGCGAAACTGCTGACGGAAACCCGCAATTTCGCCGGCCGCATCGCGCTGATCTTCCAGCCGGCGGAAGAGGGCGGCGGCGGCGGCAAGGCGATGATCGACGACGGGCTGATGGAACGTTTCGCTATCGCGGAAGTCTACGGCATGCACAATTATCCCGGCATGCCGGTCGGCCGGTTCGCCTCCCGCGTCGGGCCCATCATGGCGGCGACGGACGAGTTCAGGATCCTCATCAGGGGCGATGGCGGCCATGCGGCCCAGCCGCAGAAATCGGTCGACCCGATCATCATCGGCAGCCAGATCGTCAACGCGATGCAGACGATCGTTTCGCGCAACGCCGATCCGGTGAGCCCGCTCGTCGTCTCGATTACGGAATTTCACGCAGGCTTCGCCCATAACGTCATTTCCGGCGAGGCCGAATTGGGCGGAACGGTCCGCTCCTTCACGCCGGAAAACCGTGATCTCGCCGAGCGCCGGATCAGGGAGATTGCCGAGATGACGGCGCTTTCCCACGGGGGACTGGCGGAGGTGACCTACACGCGCAACTACCCGCCGACGGTCAATCACCCGGAGGAAACGTTTCACGCCCTTGCCGCGGCAAAATCCGTCGCCGGCGAGGACAAGGTGGCCGACGATTTCGCGCCGTGGACGGCGGCGGAGGATTTCTCCTACATGCTCGAAGCGCGGCCCGGCGCCTTCATCCTGATCGGCAACGGCGACACGGCCGAATTGCACAATGCCGAATATGATTTCAACGACGAAGCGCTTCCCTACGGCATGTCCTACTGGGTCCGGCTTGCCGAGGCGCGCCTCGCCGGCTGA
- a CDS encoding D-alanyl-D-alanine carboxypeptidase family protein yields MTRPAQRRLQGRFQGPFQALIALWLVAITLALAAAAGPARASPYIVVDANTERVLAAEEPFKRWYPASLAKLMTAYLVFEDMKAGRLDPQAAITFSAAAANEPASKMYFAPGTRVTVDTALKMMLVHSANDAARAVAEHAIGGREAFVKRMNETAKALGMTDTHFVNANGMNSMSNPQPGQYTTARDMAVLAIAIEKTFPEYLYYFTIPGIASDSGKYRNTNLLIGNFDGATGMKTGFVCASGYNQVSFAKRNGREVVAVAFGAPSVPARAEKAAELLQTGLTTGDRDGPRLDSYLPPAAPDRPVADVTSQICSAEAAENRVILRDDDGNLMFSSPYLKPLVKEYPTVDAYRLPNDTEMAASSLENLSSVPLPYARPVQ; encoded by the coding sequence ATGACAAGACCCGCACAACGCCGGCTCCAAGGCCGGTTCCAGGGTCCGTTTCAGGCCCTGATCGCCCTGTGGCTGGTTGCGATAACGCTCGCCCTCGCGGCGGCGGCAGGTCCTGCGCGCGCCAGCCCCTATATCGTGGTCGATGCCAATACTGAGCGCGTGCTTGCCGCCGAGGAACCGTTCAAGCGCTGGTATCCGGCTTCGCTCGCCAAGCTGATGACCGCCTATCTTGTATTCGAAGACATGAAGGCCGGCCGCCTCGATCCGCAGGCCGCGATCACCTTCTCGGCGGCGGCGGCAAACGAGCCCGCCTCGAAGATGTATTTCGCGCCCGGCACGCGGGTCACCGTCGACACCGCGCTGAAGATGATGCTGGTGCATTCGGCCAATGATGCCGCGCGCGCCGTTGCCGAACACGCAATCGGCGGGCGCGAGGCCTTCGTCAAGCGGATGAACGAAACGGCGAAAGCACTCGGCATGACGGACACGCATTTCGTCAACGCCAACGGCATGAACTCGATGAGCAACCCCCAGCCCGGCCAGTACACGACCGCGCGCGACATGGCGGTCCTTGCCATCGCCATCGAGAAGACCTTTCCCGAATATCTCTATTATTTCACCATTCCCGGCATTGCCAGCGACAGCGGCAAATACCGCAACACCAATCTCCTCATCGGCAATTTCGACGGTGCAACCGGCATGAAGACGGGCTTCGTCTGCGCTTCCGGCTACAACCAGGTCTCGTTCGCAAAACGCAACGGCCGCGAGGTGGTCGCCGTCGCCTTCGGCGCGCCGAGCGTGCCCGCCCGCGCGGAAAAGGCCGCGGAACTGCTGCAGACCGGACTGACCACGGGCGACCGCGACGGGCCGCGACTTGACAGCTACCTGCCGCCGGCCGCGCCCGACCGGCCTGTCGCCGACGTCACCAGCCAGATCTGCAGCGCGGAAGCAGCCGAAAACCGGGTGATCCTGCGCGACGACGACGGCAATCTGATGTTCTCCTCGCCCTATCTGAAGCCGCTTGTGAAAGAGTATCCGACCGTCGATGCCTATCGCCTGCCCAATGATACGGAAATGGCGGCATCGTCGCTCGAAAACCTGAGTTCCGTTCCCCTGCCCTATGCCCGCCCCGTGCAGTAG
- a CDS encoding AlpA family transcriptional regulator, translating into MQQSPLSLDPDFLMTETLTCELLSVSARTLQAWRLRGGGPPFVKIGKSVRYKRRDITAWLSANTLTSTSQRG; encoded by the coding sequence ATGCAGCAATCTCCCCTCTCCCTCGATCCAGACTTTCTGATGACGGAAACGCTGACATGCGAACTGCTGTCCGTCTCGGCCCGCACCCTGCAGGCATGGCGCCTGCGTGGCGGTGGACCCCCCTTCGTCAAGATCGGCAAGTCGGTGCGCTACAAGCGCCGCGACATAACCGCCTGGCTGAGCGCCAACACCCTCACCTCGACAAGCCAGAGGGGTTAA